A stretch of Candidatus Eremiobacteraceae bacterium DNA encodes these proteins:
- a CDS encoding HEAT repeat domain-containing protein has protein sequence MALPLALAAAPTPAPSGSHLALPSPSPHASATTAPAPTPTPVTNILPPPSPSIPATTTLGRIGALERAGAGPLKSNDHHPRRTTSPSALTSYLKDSDPEVQARAAIAIGRLRYSSGVGPLVDVLQSQTASDDVKAAAAFALGVIHSTDATAALTAAALHGSSQVAGAAADSLGRIGGDSVIDTLDRLVKSRDPYVRGMAAIGLGEATTTIGPPRPIDSAYRINAGVAVASALQYERDPEAKWREAWAIGRSLYDVDQQSLRAMLADPQELVRQYAAQGMRRLKDPKYALALHLAVNDPSWRVRVEVARALAVFRDNTRVDLTPPSIPSSDQQMPKALPTSAPYGPHPQVAVVTSKGIIVIEMFPDEAPYNVDNFLYLVDRGYYNNQQLFRVIQNFVIQGGDPTNGGADGGPGYSVPAELDPLQQLTGVLALGLDYPDNIHADVDSGGSQFYITESPQLHLDVNFTTMGRVVRGMAVVDAIRVHDAESAADRAKPADIVRRMFRCEPVTPQTDDIEKLLRTKEIGYNAQ, from the coding sequence GTGGCGCTGCCGCTGGCGTTAGCCGCGGCGCCGACGCCCGCGCCTTCGGGTTCGCACCTCGCATTGCCGTCGCCGTCGCCGCACGCGTCGGCAACCACGGCGCCCGCGCCGACGCCTACTCCGGTAACGAACATACTCCCGCCGCCGTCTCCCAGCATTCCGGCGACGACAACGCTCGGCAGGATCGGCGCGCTCGAGCGCGCCGGCGCCGGACCGTTGAAGTCGAACGATCATCATCCGCGTCGCACGACGTCGCCGTCGGCGCTGACTTCGTATTTGAAAGACAGCGATCCCGAAGTGCAAGCCCGCGCGGCGATCGCGATCGGTCGACTGCGTTATTCATCTGGTGTCGGTCCGCTCGTCGACGTCTTGCAAAGCCAGACCGCATCCGATGACGTCAAGGCCGCTGCGGCCTTCGCGCTTGGCGTCATCCATTCGACCGATGCGACGGCGGCGCTCACGGCAGCCGCGCTGCACGGATCGTCTCAGGTCGCCGGCGCCGCAGCCGACTCTCTCGGCCGCATCGGCGGCGACTCGGTGATCGACACGCTCGACCGGCTCGTCAAATCGCGCGATCCGTACGTCCGCGGCATGGCGGCGATCGGGTTAGGCGAGGCGACGACGACGATCGGGCCGCCGCGGCCCATCGACAGCGCGTACCGGATCAACGCCGGCGTCGCCGTCGCGAGCGCGCTTCAATACGAGCGCGATCCGGAGGCGAAGTGGCGCGAGGCGTGGGCGATCGGCAGGTCGTTGTACGACGTCGATCAGCAAAGCTTGCGCGCGATGCTCGCCGATCCTCAAGAGCTCGTCCGGCAGTACGCGGCGCAGGGCATGCGCCGGCTCAAAGATCCGAAGTATGCGCTTGCGCTCCATCTCGCCGTGAACGATCCGTCGTGGCGCGTGCGCGTCGAAGTCGCGCGTGCGCTCGCGGTGTTCCGCGACAACACGCGGGTCGATCTGACGCCGCCGTCGATCCCGTCGAGCGATCAACAGATGCCGAAGGCGCTGCCTACATCGGCGCCGTACGGGCCGCATCCGCAAGTCGCCGTCGTGACGAGCAAGGGCATCATCGTCATCGAGATGTTCCCGGACGAAGCACCGTACAACGTCGACAACTTCCTCTATCTCGTCGATCGCGGATACTACAATAACCAACAGCTCTTCCGCGTCATCCAGAATTTCGTGATCCAAGGCGGCGATCCGACGAACGGCGGCGCCGACGGCGGCCCCGGCTACTCGGTGCCGGCGGAGCTCGATCCGCTGCAGCAACTGACCGGCGTGCTTGCACTGGGTCTGGATTATCCGGACAACATCCATGCCGACGTCGATTCGGGCGGCAGCCAGTTCTACATCACTGAGTCGCCGCAGCTCCACCTCGACGTCAACTTCACGACGATGGGGCGCGTCGTGAGAGGCATGGCGGTCGTCGACGCGATCCGCGTCCACGACGCCGAGAGCGCTGCAGATCGCGCGAAACCGGCGGACATCGTCCGCCGGATGTTCCGCTGCGAACCGGTCACGCCGCAGACCGACGACATCGAGAAGCTCTTGCGCACGAAAGAGATCGGCTACAACGCCCAATGA
- the dnaG gene encoding DNA primase, with translation MPFDAGVVAEIQAKVDLLAYVSQYVTLKKRGREYLGLCPFHAEKTPSFSLNADKQLWHCYGCDAGGDLIKFVQRYENVDFQTALRMLAQRAGVELRESKDAGRRRSEREAIYEANAVAASYFAAELKKSRAALDYLRSRGVALETAEKFGIGFAPDSWDGFVAAARKSGVDLELAARAGLVRARPQSDGYYDFFRNRLMFPIHNLTGEVIAFGGRALGDETPKYLNTPSTAAYTKGHHVYALNVARRAAAADGAIIVVEGYIDAIALHQAGFANAVASLGTAFTLEQARELRRVAPNVYLSFDGDKAGVAATTRSIDMLVDEGLTVEVVALPPGKDPDEIVRTQGAPGFRALLDGSVPWKDFKLELAFRHAAAAKFVNPSDIAREVMKVVVQERDPIVRDRYVKAISRKLDISETALRRVERGEPSAARAMGQYPPRRPFEQIRAPSAERELVQLLVVRPALVERAASRIDADEFEDAVMSDVFRHLSANRARLAEGMNPLTLFTEDAVGADLSRLALSSPPLTIEEDEQRFDRLIERFERKRMERRLSTIDEELNGLLTRGLPVPDVLRDEYNSLTTSLRGSRPNGKEE, from the coding sequence ATGCCGTTTGATGCCGGCGTCGTCGCCGAGATCCAAGCGAAGGTCGATCTGCTCGCGTACGTCAGCCAGTACGTGACCTTGAAGAAGCGCGGCCGCGAGTACCTCGGGCTGTGTCCGTTCCACGCCGAGAAAACGCCGTCGTTCTCGCTCAACGCGGATAAGCAGCTCTGGCATTGCTACGGCTGCGACGCCGGCGGGGATCTCATCAAGTTCGTGCAGCGCTACGAGAACGTCGACTTCCAGACGGCGCTGCGGATGCTCGCGCAGCGCGCCGGCGTCGAACTGCGCGAATCGAAAGACGCCGGCCGCCGCAGAAGCGAACGCGAAGCGATCTACGAAGCGAACGCCGTCGCCGCATCATACTTCGCAGCGGAGCTCAAGAAGAGCCGCGCCGCGCTCGACTATCTGCGCAGCCGCGGCGTCGCACTTGAGACGGCGGAGAAGTTCGGCATCGGGTTCGCGCCGGACTCTTGGGACGGCTTCGTCGCCGCCGCGCGCAAGTCGGGCGTCGATCTCGAGCTGGCGGCGCGCGCCGGTCTCGTACGCGCGCGACCGCAGAGCGACGGGTACTACGATTTCTTCCGCAACCGCCTCATGTTCCCGATCCACAATCTCACCGGCGAGGTGATAGCGTTCGGCGGCCGCGCGCTCGGCGACGAGACGCCGAAGTACCTCAACACGCCGAGCACGGCCGCGTACACGAAAGGCCATCACGTCTACGCGCTCAACGTCGCGCGGCGCGCAGCGGCGGCGGACGGAGCGATCATCGTCGTCGAGGGGTATATCGACGCGATCGCCCTCCACCAAGCCGGCTTCGCGAACGCCGTCGCCAGCCTCGGCACGGCGTTCACTCTCGAACAAGCGCGCGAACTTCGGCGCGTCGCACCGAACGTCTACCTGAGCTTCGACGGCGACAAGGCGGGCGTCGCCGCGACGACGCGCAGCATCGATATGCTCGTCGACGAGGGGTTGACGGTCGAAGTCGTCGCGCTGCCCCCCGGGAAAGATCCCGATGAAATCGTGCGTACCCAGGGGGCACCGGGTTTTCGCGCGCTCCTCGACGGATCGGTGCCGTGGAAAGATTTCAAGCTCGAACTCGCGTTCCGCCACGCGGCGGCGGCGAAGTTCGTCAACCCATCCGACATCGCGCGCGAGGTGATGAAGGTCGTCGTCCAGGAGCGCGATCCGATCGTCCGCGACCGCTACGTGAAAGCGATCTCGCGCAAGCTCGATATTTCGGAGACCGCGCTGCGGCGCGTCGAACGCGGCGAGCCGAGCGCGGCGCGTGCTATGGGGCAGTATCCGCCGCGACGGCCGTTCGAGCAGATCCGCGCGCCGTCCGCGGAGCGCGAACTCGTCCAGCTGCTGGTCGTGCGGCCGGCGCTGGTCGAACGTGCAGCGTCGCGGATCGACGCGGACGAATTCGAAGACGCCGTCATGTCCGACGTGTTCCGCCACCTGAGCGCGAATCGCGCCCGGCTCGCCGAGGGCATGAACCCGCTGACGCTCTTCACGGAGGATGCGGTCGGCGCGGACTTGTCTCGTCTTGCGCTCTCGTCGCCGCCGCTCACGATCGAGGAGGACGAACAACGCTTCGACCGATTGATCGAGCGCTTCGAGCGGAAGCGGATGGAGCGGAGGCTTTCCACGATAGATGAAGAACTCAACGGGCTCCTGACCCGTGGATTGCCCGTGCCCGACGTGCTGAGAGACGAATATAATTCGCTCACGACGTCGTTGCGTGGGTCTAGGCCGAATGGCAAAGAGGAATGA
- the rpoD gene encoding RNA polymerase sigma factor RpoD — MSPRSSKRPADDDQPKDPNPQQPDAAAAAAARATAVKSLIERGKKKGSLTYDEVAAVSAQFDEDDPEKSNELVEEIMAAGIEITELPEVGAEEKEDAETEPTPVEEPTDESLLPPGMSLDDPVRLYLKEIGRVPLLDMAQEQELARAIERAEEETDRAKNNGGAANPLIIEAGEAAKRHLTEANLRLVVSIARKYVGRGMLFLDLIQEGNLGLIRAVEKFDYKKGYKFSTYATWWIRQAITRALADQARTIRIPVHMVETINRLVKISRQLLQELGRDPSVEEIAKEMSLSADKVREVMKIAQEPISLETPIGAEEDSHLGDFIEDPEAIAPAEAASVTMLKQKMGDVLRNLTDRERKVLVLRFGLEDGHQRTLEEVGQEFGVTRERIRQIEAKALRKLRHPSRGKALKDYWQAD; from the coding sequence ATGTCCCCCCGCAGCTCGAAACGCCCAGCAGACGACGATCAACCGAAGGACCCGAACCCGCAGCAACCCGACGCTGCTGCGGCCGCCGCTGCACGCGCTACAGCGGTCAAGTCGCTCATCGAACGCGGCAAGAAAAAAGGCTCGCTGACCTACGACGAGGTCGCAGCGGTCTCTGCACAATTCGACGAGGACGATCCCGAGAAGAGCAACGAGCTCGTCGAAGAGATCATGGCGGCGGGCATCGAGATCACCGAGTTGCCTGAAGTCGGCGCGGAAGAGAAGGAAGACGCGGAGACAGAGCCCACGCCGGTCGAAGAGCCGACCGACGAAAGCCTGCTGCCTCCGGGCATGTCGCTCGACGATCCGGTCAGGCTGTATCTCAAAGAGATCGGGCGCGTGCCGCTGCTCGATATGGCGCAGGAACAGGAGCTCGCTCGCGCCATCGAGCGCGCCGAAGAAGAGACCGATCGCGCGAAGAACAACGGCGGCGCCGCGAACCCGCTCATCATCGAAGCCGGCGAGGCGGCGAAGCGCCATCTGACCGAGGCGAACCTGCGACTCGTCGTCAGCATCGCGCGCAAGTATGTCGGACGAGGCATGCTCTTCCTCGACCTCATCCAGGAAGGCAACCTCGGCCTGATCCGTGCGGTCGAGAAGTTCGACTACAAAAAGGGTTACAAGTTCTCGACGTATGCGACGTGGTGGATCCGCCAGGCGATCACCCGCGCGCTCGCCGATCAGGCGCGAACGATCCGCATCCCGGTGCACATGGTCGAGACGATCAATCGGCTCGTCAAGATATCGCGTCAGTTGCTCCAAGAGCTCGGCCGCGATCCGTCGGTGGAAGAGATCGCCAAAGAGATGAGCCTCTCGGCCGACAAGGTGCGCGAAGTCATGAAGATCGCGCAAGAGCCGATCTCGCTCGAGACGCCGATCGGCGCGGAAGAAGACAGCCATCTCGGCGACTTCATCGAGGATCCGGAAGCGATCGCTCCGGCTGAAGCCGCGTCGGTGACGATGCTCAAGCAGAAGATGGGCGACGTGCTGCGCAATCTCACCGATCGCGAACGCAAAGTGCTCGTCCTGCGATTCGGTTTGGAAGACGGTCACCAGCGGACGCTCGAGGAAGTCGGCCAGGAATTCGGCGTGACGCGCGAGCGCATCCGGCAGATCGAGGCGAAGGCTCTGCGTAAGCTACGCCATCCCAGCCGTGGCAAAGCGCTGAAGGACTACTGGCAAGCGGACTAA